A single Nocardioides bizhenqiangii DNA region contains:
- a CDS encoding serine O-acetyltransferase, translating into MRVHVDPRQPKLSYWAKVIGKALASPAVQVVVMYRISHVLYRNRLTRPFSFLLRSAAVVWGGTEIHPAAEIGPGLCLVHSQKILIAEGVRIGRNARISHGVSIGGDTGRGGPLSMAGWPTIGNNVTIALDSIVLGALTIGDEAFIGAQSFVVKDVPPRCVAMGSPARVVRKLTEEELDLIAQSDLTRPGD; encoded by the coding sequence ATGCGTGTGCACGTCGACCCTCGGCAGCCGAAGCTGAGCTACTGGGCCAAGGTGATCGGCAAGGCGCTCGCCTCCCCGGCCGTGCAGGTCGTGGTCATGTACCGGATCAGCCACGTGCTCTACCGGAACCGGCTGACGCGGCCGTTCTCGTTCCTCCTGCGCAGCGCGGCCGTCGTGTGGGGCGGCACCGAGATCCACCCCGCCGCCGAGATCGGGCCCGGCCTGTGTCTCGTCCACAGCCAGAAGATCCTCATCGCCGAGGGAGTCCGGATCGGTCGGAACGCCCGGATCAGCCATGGCGTCAGCATCGGCGGCGACACCGGCCGCGGCGGCCCACTCTCCATGGCGGGCTGGCCGACCATCGGCAACAACGTCACGATCGCGCTGGACAGCATCGTCCTGGGGGCACTCACGATCGGCGACGAAGCGTTCATCGGTGCCCAGTCGTTCGTCGTGAAGGATGTCCCGCCGCGCTGCGTCGCCATGGGCTCACCCGCGCGAGTCGTGCGGAAGCTGACCGAGGAGGAGCTCGACCTGATCGCCCAGAGCGACCTGACCCGGCCTGGCGACTGA
- a CDS encoding O-antigen ligase family protein: MDSRVVTAVLVLLAGALAAGATLGLRYAALGLAVAVMAFLFAILGRERTAVLVLGGAFATAPMYRGIIDTQGANPTDLLVLLGVLLLLPSVLTHELRVPMLYLVGLGALAVFGLRSAVVNVEPIGALLFMAVLIFYLGFFPIFIAWWQPARATIDFLLWCYLAGQTASLLKALAEGPLVNDRYDGLAHHANAFGMGGVVAVAIILYLLPHYRDWRVRAVLVVIALGGIAAVIMSGSRAATVVVAAIILLVPVVERSALAAVGLAVAACVSVAFLPYAVSATGEGSSLTRLVGDATARSADSERSEGLDYGLERFAQNPLFGTGFDANVGLVHNLFLEVAVGVGVFGLVAYLAVLFVFARPVLGTHPLRRLSYIAWVLIVIGPAVPGLTDRTIVVPMALAILPAVTVARQRRASPTTGGDPVATRKEVPGAELDAR; this comes from the coding sequence CCGCCGTACTGGTGCTGCTGGCGGGTGCGCTCGCGGCCGGCGCGACCCTCGGCCTCCGGTATGCGGCCCTCGGGCTGGCCGTCGCCGTCATGGCGTTCCTGTTCGCGATCCTGGGCAGGGAGCGCACGGCGGTCCTCGTGCTCGGCGGGGCCTTCGCGACCGCGCCGATGTATCGCGGGATCATCGACACCCAGGGCGCCAACCCCACCGACCTGCTGGTCCTCCTCGGTGTGCTGCTCCTCCTGCCCTCGGTCCTCACGCACGAGCTCCGGGTGCCGATGCTCTACCTGGTCGGCCTCGGTGCCCTCGCGGTCTTCGGTCTGCGGAGCGCCGTCGTGAACGTGGAGCCGATCGGGGCCCTGCTCTTCATGGCCGTCCTGATCTTCTACCTCGGGTTCTTCCCGATCTTCATCGCGTGGTGGCAGCCGGCCCGCGCCACGATCGACTTCCTGCTCTGGTGCTACCTGGCCGGTCAGACGGCGAGTCTCCTCAAGGCGCTGGCCGAGGGCCCGCTCGTCAACGACCGCTACGACGGTCTCGCCCACCACGCCAACGCGTTCGGCATGGGCGGCGTGGTCGCGGTGGCGATCATCCTCTATCTCCTGCCGCACTACCGGGACTGGCGGGTGCGCGCGGTGCTGGTCGTCATCGCTCTGGGCGGCATCGCTGCGGTGATCATGAGCGGCAGCCGTGCGGCGACCGTCGTCGTGGCCGCGATCATCCTGCTGGTGCCGGTCGTCGAGCGGTCCGCGCTCGCGGCGGTCGGCCTCGCCGTGGCCGCCTGCGTCAGCGTCGCCTTCCTGCCGTACGCCGTGAGTGCCACCGGCGAGGGCAGCTCGCTGACCCGTCTGGTCGGCGACGCGACAGCGCGCAGCGCTGACAGTGAACGGTCCGAGGGCCTCGACTACGGCCTCGAGCGCTTCGCGCAGAACCCGCTCTTCGGCACGGGCTTCGACGCCAACGTGGGCCTGGTCCACAACCTCTTCCTCGAGGTCGCGGTGGGCGTCGGGGTGTTCGGCCTGGTCGCCTACCTCGCCGTCCTGTTCGTGTTCGCGCGTCCCGTGCTCGGCACCCATCCGCTGCGCCGGCTCTCCTACATCGCGTGGGTCCTCATCGTCATCGGCCCGGCGGTGCCGGGCCTCACCGACCGCACCATCGTGGTGCCGATGGCGCTGGCGATCCTCCCGGCAGTGACGGTGGCGCGCCAACGACGGGCCAGTCCGACGACAGGCGGCGACCCCGTCGCAACGAGAAAGGAAGTGCCCGGTGCTGAGCTTGATGCTCGCTGA